A window of Bacteroidia bacterium genomic DNA:
CAATGAAAATCAACAACCTGCATAATTTTGTTAAGGCCTTCATAGTGCTTTTTAGCCTTTCTGTGATTTCATCCTGTAAAAAGAACGAAACAACTTACTCCGCTTTGGTTCGTTACAGCGGGGATATCGCTGTGGATGGTTGTGGTTGGGTGTTGGATTTGGAAACCGGAACATGTCACCCTACCAATTTGGATGCTGATTTTCAACAAGATAGTTTGTTGGTGGAGATTAGTTATAAAGAGATTTCAGGAACCTTCAATTGCGGTTTTGGAACTTCTCTTAAGCAAATCGAATTGCTTTCTATTTCAAAACAGGAGTAATTTCTTGTCTTCTTTCTCCCATTGGTATGGGTATGCCCATTATTTCTCTAAACTGGTCGGGACTTAGTGAATTAGAAATGGAATAGGGGCCAATTTCTGTTCTGCAGAGTGCTGTTAAATGGGCACCACTGTTTAGGGCAGTGCCTAAGTCACGTGCTAGTGAGCGGATGTAGGTGCCTTTGGAGCATCGAATTTTGAAATCAACTAAAATGTGATCCTGGTTTCGTATAATATTGGAAATGGTAAATTCCTCAATTTGGATAGTTCTAGGTCTTAATTCTACATCTTTGCCTTCTCTGGCCAAGTCATAAGCTCGTTTTCCATCTACCCAGGCGGCTGAAAAAATGGGTGGGATTTGCTCAATGCTGCCTACAAATGTTTGGGCTTTTTCTTGGATGAGTTCATCGCTAATATGTTCAACCGGGTAGGTTTTATCAATAGGCTTTTCTAAATCAAAACAAGGAGTAGTTGCTCCAATATAGATGGTTCCTGTATAAGTTTTGCCAAGCTGCTGTAAGGATTCTATTTCCTTGGTCTTTTTGCCGGTACAAATAATTAAGACACCGGTAGCAAGAGGGTCTAAGGTGCCGGCATGTCCTACTTTTACCTTAGCTCCAACCTTTTTCTTTACTATGAGTTTAACCAAATTGACCAGGTTGAAGGAGGTCCATGACAAGGGCTTATTAAAGCAAAGAATTTCCCCGGATTGAAAGTCGAAATCGTTTTTCACACTACACTATTTTGAGGTCAACACCCAAATAGAGAAGAATTAGAATTCCTAAACCTAGGGCAATACGGTAATAGCCAAAAATTTTAAATCCGTATTTAGAAATAATTCCAATAAAAAAACGGATAGCTAAAATGCCAACCAAAAAACCTACCAAATTGCCAAATCCTAGTAGTTTAATATTCTCAGAATTAATTACACTAAAATCTTTGGTAAGTTTGTAAGCTGAAGCCGCAAACATAGTTGGAACCGCAAGAAAAAAGGAAAACTCGGCTGCTTGTTTTCGACTGAGACCTTGGGAAAGTCCTCCAATAATAGTTGCAGCGGAACGTGAAACCCCTGGTACCATAGCTATGCATTGAAATATGCCTATTATGACGGCTTTGGGATAGGAAATTTCCTGATCCTCCTGGGTTTTCTCTGGGAAAATTTTGTCAAGAAATAGAAAGAATATACCACCTAATACCAGCATAAGAGCTACAACCTGAACGTTCTCTAACAATTCATCAATTTTGTCGCCCAGAAGTTTCCCAAATATGGCAGCGGGAATGAAAGCTACAAGCAAGGTTAAATAAAATTGAATATCAATGGATTGGAGAAATCGCTTCCAATAAAGAAAAACTACAGAAAGGATTGTTCCAAATTGGATTTGAACAGTAAAAACTTTGGTAAATTCATCACTGGAAATCCCCATCAAGGAAGAACCAATTATCATGTGACCCGTGCTGGAAACAGGCAAAAATTCAGTAAGGCCTTCAATGATGGCCAAAATCAAAGCTTGGAAATACGACATGAAGAGTGGAGTAGTGGCTTAATCTTTTGGCTTGCGCATGATGGCAAATATCTCAATGATAAAGCCTGTCAGCACAACAATTGGTGCAATCGTAATTCTTCGGGTAGAGAAAATCTCTTCATTAAATACATTCGGGTCTTCACTTCCTCCGCCGGCCATTAAAATAAACCCTACCACAATAAACCCTAATCCAACCAAAAGAAGGATGTAGTTCTCTTTTCCAAATGCAAAATCAGTCTTAAATGCAGATTTATTGGCAGTTACAGTGCCGCTTGGTTTTGAAACTTTCTTTTCTACTTTACTCATGTTAGTAATATAATTCGTCTCGTTTTAGACGTAAGTATCGACTCACGGCAAAGGTAGTGGAAATTGCTGTAATAATGATGCCTAATAAAAAAACTAGAATGAAAAGTAATAAACTGATTTCAATGTCTAAGGAGAATATCTCAGGGAAGCTGTTTCTCACTAAATACATCATAAACCCAATTAGTATGTTGGCAATTAGCGCTCCAATAATTCCCTGCGTAATTCCTTGTACTACAAATGGGCGACGGATAAAACCTTGTGTGGCTCCCACCAATTGCATGGTTTTTATAAGAAAACGTTTGCTGTATATACTTAGTCGAATGGTGTTGTTAATTAGTGCTACAGCTACAATGGTCAATAAACTGCAAAATAATAATATTACCATCCCAATCCGACGTAAATTCTCGTTTACCAAAGTCACTAAATCCTTCTGATAAAACACTTCTTGAATATCAGGGTTATTCCTTAACTCTCTCTCTATCACTGCCATGCTGTCTATATTGGCATATTCTGCATGCATTTTAACATCTATGGAGGCCAATAAAGGGTTATATCCTAAAAAGGAAATGAAATCTTCTCCCAGTTCTTTTTGTAAACGCTTAGCCGCATCTTCTTTGTTTACAAATTCGGTATATTTAACATAGTCTTTTGAATCCAGGGTTTTTTGAAATTGGATAATATCTGCCTCCTTGGCGGTTTCCTTCATTACAACCGAAAAGCCAATATTTTCTTTTACAAAATTGCCTAAGGTTTGGGCATATAAAACAACCATACCTAATATGCCTAACATAAACAAAACCAAAGTAATACTCACAACCGACGATATTACAGAGGATTGTAATTTCCTTCTTTCAAGCTTTGCTTCGTTTTGGTCCATTTTTTGGAAATATTTTTGCAATAATAAGGCTTGTGTACGCTCCTTACGACCATTTGAAATGAACTTATGCACATACCATTTTTGAGATTTTTTAGTTTGTTCCCCCTTTCAACCCAACTGTTCGATATGAAACTATTTTTCTTTGAATCTTCCTGGTTCGTGATTGTAAGAAGGTGGGACATCCCTTGTATCATTTCAGTATTACCTTTGTCAATAGATGCATTAATGCAGGTACGTATGAGAATTTCTACTTGGTTTGTTTGGATGTTGGTATTCTTTGTGGCCCTTACCAAAGAATCACTATCCCAAGATGAACCTGATTACTACAATGGCTCAGAAGTGAAATATGATGATTTTGTCTATGTGCCAAATTTGAAAACGGTTCGTTTATATAAAGAAGGGAATGAATTAAGTCCTCCTATTGTAAATCTTGGTAAAAATGAAAAACTGGTCGTTGACTTTGATGACCTGGATGCCGATTATAAAAACTATTATTTCACCTTCGTGCATTGTTCGGCAGAATGGGAGCCAACTGATATGTCAACAATGAATTACATAGGACCTTTTCAAAATGATCAAATTGTGAGTTATGACTTTTCAGTCAATACCATTCAGAAATATACCCATTACCGGGCCGTATTTCCTAACAATAACATCAAATTTAAAAAATCAGGGAATTACCTGCTAACCATTTATCATGAAAATCCTGAAAATGTGGTTATCAGCCGCCGTTTTTATGTTTGGGAAGAAAAAATGACAGTTGGTGGAACCTTGCACCGAAGCACTATAATCGATCTGAGAGATTCTCACCAGGAATTGGATTTCTTTATTTCCTATCCTGCAACTTACAACGTAACCAATGTTTGGGATATAAAAACAGTCATCTTCCAAAACTATCGATTTGATAATGCAGTTACTAAGCTAAAACCCATGTTTGTAAACCAAAATAAACTGGATTATAATTATGATGAAGATAATGCCTTTCCGGGTGGAAGTGAATTCAGAGTCTTTGATCTGAGAACAATTCGTTTTAACTCTTTTAACGTGGCTCATATCGATTGGTCCGGTAAGCAAGTCGAAGCTTGGTTAAATGTAGATAAGCCCCGAAGTAGTCAACGGTATGATTTCTACAACGACCTAAATGGAATGTATTATGTCGACCGACAAGAGGGTGGTGATCCAACCACAGAATGCGATTATGTGGTGGTCCATTTTGCCCTCGATGATAAGGAACCAAGAAAAGATGGCAGCTACTACGTGTATGGTGGAATTAGTGATTGGCAACTTAAACCCGAATTTAGATTAAAATACAACGATGTTCTTCTTCGCTACGAATGCTCCCCTTTCATAAAACAAGGCTTTTACAATTATCAGTATGTTTTTGTCCCTGATAAAAAGAAAGAATTGGATCCAACACTAATCGAAGGCTCTCATTTTGAAACCAATAATTCCTATACCATCTTGGTTTATAACAAAGAACCTGGAATTCCTTATGACCGATTAGTCGGTGTTGGCTTTTTTAATCCCTTGGATTATGTGGTAAATCGATAGACTGCCAATAACTTGTTGTTGAATGCTTTTTTGTCTACCTTCCAAGTGGTTTTTTCCAATTGACCGAATGAAGTCAGCTATTGCCTGGGTTTAGGATGGATTCAATTGCTTGAAAATTGTATCCAATTCTACATACCAATCCTCCCCATATTTACGAATCAATGCTTCTTTCAAAAATCGATAAACCGGAACATCTAATTTTGTTCCACAACTACAGGCTGGTTTGCAAATAGACCATTCATGGTAATTTACAGCATCAAATCCTTCATATTCACTTATTCTTACCGGATATAAATGACAGGAAACTGGTTTCCGGAAATTAACTTTCCCATCTTTCCACGCCTTTTCTATTCCACAAGAGGCTAATCCATCCGATTCAAATACAACATAAGCACATTCCTTTTGGTCGACTAATGGAGTGGATAAATCGCCGCTAACTTCTCTAATGGAACTTCCTTGTTCTTCAATAGATTGAATTCCTTTCTTTGTCAAATAGGGCTTAACCTCCTCGTAAATCTCTTCCAGTTGTATAGCCTCTTTTTCGGTCAATGGCGCCCCTCCATCACCTTCTACACAACACGCTCCTTTGCAAGCTTGTAAATCACAAACAAATTTGCGACTGAATAATTCATCACTCACTAAACAATGTTGAATAGCATACATGGTTTATCTGATCTCCTGGCAAAGTTCTATCAATACTCCGTGACTATCTTTTGGGTGAACAAAACAAATAAGTTTATTATCTGCTCCTTTTTTGGGTTCATTATTAAGTAAGGTAAATCCTTCATTCCTTAACCTTTCCATCTCAACATAAATATCATCTACCTCAAATGCCACATGGTGCAATCCTTCGCCTTTTTTGTCTATAAATTTGGCTATTGCACTTTCTGGTTTGGTGGCTTCCAATAACTCAATTTTATTGGGACCTGCCATAAAAAAACTGGTAATTACCCCTTCACTCTCAACAGATTCCGTTTTATAAGGTTGTCCAAATAGTTTAGTATAAGTCTGATTGGCTATCTCCAAATTTTTTACAGCTATTCCCAGGTGTTCTATTTTTCGCATGTTCGTTAAAAATAAAAATGCCAACCCGATTGGAGTTGGCATCTTTTTTAAAAGCTAAATTCTTATTTCTTAAAGGTAGCAGTTTTGCTATCGTAATTTAAGTAGTAGGTGCCTCTTTCTAATTTGGCAACATTCACTTTATTTGAAATTCCTCTGTCAACAATATTACCATAAGCATTGTAAATTTCATACATGGTATTGTCGGAAAACTTTATCTCATCCCCCACTTTCTTTCCATCTCCGGGACTCC
This region includes:
- the mce gene encoding methylmalonyl-CoA epimerase gives rise to the protein MRKIEHLGIAVKNLEIANQTYTKLFGQPYKTESVESEGVITSFFMAGPNKIELLEATKPESAIAKFIDKKGEGLHHVAFEVDDIYVEMERLRNEGFTLLNNEPKKGADNKLICFVHPKDSHGVLIELCQEIR
- a CDS encoding DUF5103 domain-containing protein; this translates as MKLFFFESSWFVIVRRWDIPCIISVLPLSIDALMQVRMRISTWFVWMLVFFVALTKESLSQDEPDYYNGSEVKYDDFVYVPNLKTVRLYKEGNELSPPIVNLGKNEKLVVDFDDLDADYKNYYFTFVHCSAEWEPTDMSTMNYIGPFQNDQIVSYDFSVNTIQKYTHYRAVFPNNNIKFKKSGNYLLTIYHENPENVVISRRFYVWEEKMTVGGTLHRSTIIDLRDSHQELDFFISYPATYNVTNVWDIKTVIFQNYRFDNAVTKLKPMFVNQNKLDYNYDEDNAFPGGSEFRVFDLRTIRFNSFNVAHIDWSGKQVEAWLNVDKPRSSQRYDFYNDLNGMYYVDRQEGGDPTTECDYVVVHFALDDKEPRKDGSYYVYGGISDWQLKPEFRLKYNDVLLRYECSPFIKQGFYNYQYVFVPDKKKELDPTLIEGSHFETNNSYTILVYNKEPGIPYDRLVGVGFFNPLDYVVNR
- a CDS encoding DUF3098 domain-containing protein — encoded protein: MSKVEKKVSKPSGTVTANKSAFKTDFAFGKENYILLLVGLGFIVVGFILMAGGGSEDPNVFNEEIFSTRRITIAPIVVLTGFIIEIFAIMRKPKD
- a CDS encoding permease-like cell division protein FtsX, yielding MDQNEAKLERRKLQSSVISSVVSITLVLFMLGILGMVVLYAQTLGNFVKENIGFSVVMKETAKEADIIQFQKTLDSKDYVKYTEFVNKEDAAKRLQKELGEDFISFLGYNPLLASIDVKMHAEYANIDSMAVIERELRNNPDIQEVFYQKDLVTLVNENLRRIGMVILLFCSLLTIVAVALINNTIRLSIYSKRFLIKTMQLVGATQGFIRRPFVVQGITQGIIGALIANILIGFMMYLVRNSFPEIFSLDIEISLLLFILVFLLGIIITAISTTFAVSRYLRLKRDELYY
- a CDS encoding DUF3109 family protein, whose amino-acid sequence is MYAIQHCLVSDELFSRKFVCDLQACKGACCVEGDGGAPLTEKEAIQLEEIYEEVKPYLTKKGIQSIEEQGSSIREVSGDLSTPLVDQKECAYVVFESDGLASCGIEKAWKDGKVNFRKPVSCHLYPVRISEYEGFDAVNYHEWSICKPACSCGTKLDVPVYRFLKEALIRKYGEDWYVELDTIFKQLNPS
- a CDS encoding undecaprenyl-diphosphate phosphatase, encoding MSYFQALILAIIEGLTEFLPVSSTGHMIIGSSLMGISSDEFTKVFTVQIQFGTILSVVFLYWKRFLQSIDIQFYLTLLVAFIPAAIFGKLLGDKIDELLENVQVVALMLVLGGIFFLFLDKIFPEKTQEDQEISYPKAVIIGIFQCIAMVPGVSRSAATIIGGLSQGLSRKQAAEFSFFLAVPTMFAASAYKLTKDFSVINSENIKLLGFGNLVGFLVGILAIRFFIGIISKYGFKIFGYYRIALGLGILILLYLGVDLKIV
- the truB gene encoding tRNA pseudouridine(55) synthase TruB, which encodes MKNDFDFQSGEILCFNKPLSWTSFNLVNLVKLIVKKKVGAKVKVGHAGTLDPLATGVLIICTGKKTKEIESLQQLGKTYTGTIYIGATTPCFDLEKPIDKTYPVEHISDELIQEKAQTFVGSIEQIPPIFSAAWVDGKRAYDLAREGKDVELRPRTIQIEEFTISNIIRNQDHILVDFKIRCSKGTYIRSLARDLGTALNSGAHLTALCRTEIGPYSISNSLSPDQFREIMGIPIPMGERRQEITPVLK